From Oncorhynchus keta strain PuntledgeMale-10-30-2019 chromosome 25, Oket_V2, whole genome shotgun sequence, one genomic window encodes:
- the LOC127911680 gene encoding immediate early response gene 5-like protein: MMEECAIDAQNIISISLQKIHNSRTQRGGIKLHKNLLVTYVLANARDFYMSVEFAGMYSIQQNGEMRTVSDEKQDSFELTGNCDDRAGEFCCNYSGDSLDTYHCAAPQSAGYPAMVPEAHTQTVPACPMAPVRHCDFNPAMVPEAHTQTVIACPMAPVRHCDSNLLHSEINWDYYSEPYTFKRDILISNTPNNQKTVLDLDTHVVTTVDYGYLHADYCLSFKQHGQCLQGSPKKRKIDSSYVSDSDYLSDFLPMSCKQIRSEDVYCCNSEQLDTNNISNLMSVLDSGFNELLTWQTDLEQVGLVNGQTNCCKQALACSGAWTRAIEAF, translated from the coding sequence ATGATGGAGGAATGTGCCATTGACGCACAGAATATTATCTCCATTTCTTTGCAGAAAATCCATAACTCCAGGACGCAGAGAGGAGGTATCAAGCTCCACAAGAACCTGCTAGTTACCTACGTCCTGGCGAACGCTAGAGACTTTTACATGAGCGTAGAGTTCGCAGGAATGTACAGCATACAGCAGAACGGGGAGATGAGGACAGTCTCTGATGAAAAGCAGGACTCATTTGAATTGACCGGGAACTGCGACGATAGAGCTGGTGAGTTTTGCTGCAACTACAGCGGGGATTCGTTGGACACTTACCACTGCGCAGCACCACAGTCGGCTGGTTACCCAGCAATGGTGCCCGAAGCGCACACCCAAACGGTACCTGCCTGTCCCATGGCTCCTGTGCGTCATTGTGACTTTAACCCAGCAATGGTGCCCGAAGCGCACACCCAGACGGTAATTGCCTGTCCCATGGCTCCTGTGCGTCATTGTGACTCTAACCTGTTGCACTCGGAAATCAACTGGGACTATTATTCCGAACCTTACACATTCAAACGGGACATTCTTATTTCAAACACACCCAACAATCAAAAGACTGTATTGGACTTGGACACACATGTAGTGACTACTGTCGATTATGGATATCTCCACGCAGACTACTGCTTGTCTTTTAAACAACATGGTCAGTGCCTGCAAGGTTCACCTAAGAAACGAAAAATTGACTCAAGTTATGTTTCTGATTCCGATTATCTGTCTGACTTTTTGCCCATGTCATGCAAACAGATTAGGTCTGAGGACGTTTATTGTTGTAATTCCGAACAGCTGGACACAAATAACATCTCCAATCTTATGTCAGTGTTAGACTCCGGGTTTAATGAGCTGTTGACCTGGCAAACGGACTTGGAACAAGTAGGCCTAGTTAATGGACAAACAAACTGTTGCAAACAAGCATTGGCGTGCAGCGGTGCATGGACGAGAGCAATTGAAGCTTTTTGA
- the LOC118358274 gene encoding carnitine O-acetyltransferase-like isoform X2, translated as MLGLLLRVVLRPGLVKPCCLVKPMSVTILPERSSHHQDNLPKLPVPPLRQTFERYLLMLEPLLSEEEMDHTRKLVKEFLIPEGVGDRLQRSLERRASNKENWLTEWWMQSAYLDSRMPVAVYSSPGVVLPRMTFQDRQGQMRFAAKLISGVLDFKQMIDNETLPIEYLGGKPLCMDQYYQILSSCRIPGPKRDTVVNHAIGKVAPTHITVVHNFQFFVLDVYNSDGSPLTVDQIYMQMEKIWNSSLQSNKEPIGILTSQHRNTWGKAYNNLIKDKTNKESVRAIQKSIFTVCLDAPMPQMSEQRYQSRVAAQMLHGGGSRWNSGNRWFDKTLQFIVGEDGTCGLVYEHAPAEGPPIVFLVDYLVEYMGRMEVVRAPMTPLPMPPKLRFNITPEVKKDIESAKQNMNIMSHDLDVNVVNFADYGRNVPKAHKMSPDAFIQMALQLAYFRMYKMCCSTYESASLRMFALGRTDTIRSCSNESLKFVQAMEDLAKPNTEKVSLLDKACQAHVEYTRMAIHGQAIDRHLLGLKLQAIEELTSMPEIFMDTAYAVAEHPNLSTSQAGAKTDCVMCFGPLVPDGYGVCYNPMADHINIAITAFNSCEETHAANFGRAMKKALRDMRSLLEETAKAKQ; from the exons ATGTTGGGTCTTCTTTTGAGAGTCGTG TTAAGGCCGGGCTTGGTGAAGCCATGTTGCCTGGTCAAGCCGATGTCAGTGACCATCCTCCCAGAGAGGTCCTCGCATCACCAGGACAATTTGCCCAAGCTGCCCGTGCCTCCACTAAGGCAGACATTTGAGCGCTACCTGTTGATGCTGGAGCCCCTGCTCAGTGAGGAGGAGATGGATCACACACGCAAGCTAGTCAAGGAGTTCCTCATTCCTGAGGGAGTGGGAGACAGGCTGCAGAGGAGCCTGGAGCGCAGAGCTAGCAACAAAGAAAACTGG CTGACAGAGTGGTGGATGCAGTCAGCCTATCTGGATTCCCGGATGCCTGTGGCAGTCTATTCCAGCCCCGGGGTGGTCCTGCCCCGCATGACCTTCCAAGATCGCCAAGGACAAATGAG GTTTGCTGCTAAATTGATTTCAGGAGTTTTGGACTTCAAACAAATGATTGACAA TGAGACCCTACCTATTGAGTATTTGGGTGGGAAGCCTCTGTGTATGGACCAGTACTACCAGATCCTGTCCTCCTGTCGTATCCCTGGACCAAAGAGAGACACTGTGGTCAACCATGCTATCGGGAAAGTGGCCCCTACTCACATCACTGTGGTCCATAACTTCCAG TTCTTTGTCCTGGATGTGTATAACAGCGATGGCTCCCCACTGACGGTGGATCAGATTTACATGCAAATGGAGAAAATCTGGAACTCGTCCCTGCAGAGCAACAAGGAGCCTATCGGCATCCTGACTTCCCAGCACCGCAACACCTGGGGCAAAGCCTACAACAACCTCATTAAGG ACAAGACAAATAAGGAGTCTGTCCGTGCTATCCAGAAGAGCATATTCACAGTGTGTCTAGACGCCCccatgccacagatgtctgagCAGCGCTACCAGAGCCGCGTCGCTGCCCAGATGCTGCATGGTGGAGGGAGTCGCTGGAACAGTGGCAACCGCTGGTTTGATAAGACATTACAG TTTATTGTGGGTGAAGATGGTACCTGTGGTCTGGTGTATGAGCATGCCCCAGCTGAAGGACCACCCATTGTGTTCCTGGTGGACTATTTGGTTGAGTACAT gggaaggatggaggtagtaCGCGCTCCCATGACCCCTCTGCCCATGCCTCCCAAACTGCGTTTCAATATCACACCTGAGGTCAAGAAGGATATTGAGTCTGCCAAACAGAATATGAACAT AATGTCACATGACTTGGATGTGAACGTGGTCAACTTTGCTGACTATGGGAGAAATGTTCCAAAGGCTCACAAGATGAGTCCAGATGCCTTTATACAAATGGCTCTACAGCTTGCCTACTTCAG AATGTATAAGATGTGCTGTTCCACCTATGAGAGTGCGTCCCTGCGTATGTTTGCACTTGGTCGAACAGACACAATCCGCTCCTGCTCCAATGAGTCTCTCAAATTTGTCCAGGCAATGGAGGACCTAGCTAAACCG AACACAGAGAAGGTTTCTCTATTGGACAAGGCATGCCAAGCCCACGTAGAATACACACGCATG GCAATTCATGGCCAGGCCATAGACAGACATCTCCTTGGCCTGAAGTTGCAGGCGATTGAAGAACTGACGTCCATGCCAGAGATATTCATGGACACAGCCTATGCTGTGGCTGAGCATCCCAATCTCTCCACCAGCCAG GCTGGTGCCAAGACAGACTGTGTGATGTGCTTCGGTCCATTGGTGCCAGATGGCTACGGAGTGTGTTACAACCCCATGGCAGACCACATCAACATTGCCATTACAGCCTTCAACAGCTGTGAAGAGACACATGCTGCCAACTTTGGCCGGGCTATGAAGAAGGCTCTGAGAGACATGAGGTCTCTGCTGGAGGAGACAGCTAAGGCCAAGCAATGA
- the LOC118358274 gene encoding carnitine O-acetyltransferase-like isoform X1, whose product MLGLLLRVVLRPGLVKPCCLVKPMSVTILPERSSHHQDNLPKLPVPPLRQTFERYLLMLEPLLSEEEMDHTRKLVKEFLIPEGVGDRLQRSLERRASNKENWLTEWWMQSAYLDSRMPVAVYSSPGVVLPRMTFQDRQGQMRFAAKLISGVLDFKQMIDNETLPIEYLGGKPLCMDQYYQILSSCRIPGPKRDTVVNHAIGKVAPTHITVVHNFQFFVLDVYNSDGSPLTVDQIYMQMEKIWNSSLQSNKEPIGILTSQHRNTWGKAYNNLIKDKTNKESVRAIQKSIFTVCLDAPMPQMSEQRYQSRVAAQMLHGGGSRWNSGNRWFDKTLQFIVGEDGTCGLVYEHAPAEGPPIVFLVDYLVEYIRGRMEVVRAPMTPLPMPPKLRFNITPEVKKDIESAKQNMNIMSHDLDVNVVNFADYGRNVPKAHKMSPDAFIQMALQLAYFRMYKMCCSTYESASLRMFALGRTDTIRSCSNESLKFVQAMEDLAKPNTEKVSLLDKACQAHVEYTRMAIHGQAIDRHLLGLKLQAIEELTSMPEIFMDTAYAVAEHPNLSTSQAGAKTDCVMCFGPLVPDGYGVCYNPMADHINIAITAFNSCEETHAANFGRAMKKALRDMRSLLEETAKAKQ is encoded by the exons ATGTTGGGTCTTCTTTTGAGAGTCGTG TTAAGGCCGGGCTTGGTGAAGCCATGTTGCCTGGTCAAGCCGATGTCAGTGACCATCCTCCCAGAGAGGTCCTCGCATCACCAGGACAATTTGCCCAAGCTGCCCGTGCCTCCACTAAGGCAGACATTTGAGCGCTACCTGTTGATGCTGGAGCCCCTGCTCAGTGAGGAGGAGATGGATCACACACGCAAGCTAGTCAAGGAGTTCCTCATTCCTGAGGGAGTGGGAGACAGGCTGCAGAGGAGCCTGGAGCGCAGAGCTAGCAACAAAGAAAACTGG CTGACAGAGTGGTGGATGCAGTCAGCCTATCTGGATTCCCGGATGCCTGTGGCAGTCTATTCCAGCCCCGGGGTGGTCCTGCCCCGCATGACCTTCCAAGATCGCCAAGGACAAATGAG GTTTGCTGCTAAATTGATTTCAGGAGTTTTGGACTTCAAACAAATGATTGACAA TGAGACCCTACCTATTGAGTATTTGGGTGGGAAGCCTCTGTGTATGGACCAGTACTACCAGATCCTGTCCTCCTGTCGTATCCCTGGACCAAAGAGAGACACTGTGGTCAACCATGCTATCGGGAAAGTGGCCCCTACTCACATCACTGTGGTCCATAACTTCCAG TTCTTTGTCCTGGATGTGTATAACAGCGATGGCTCCCCACTGACGGTGGATCAGATTTACATGCAAATGGAGAAAATCTGGAACTCGTCCCTGCAGAGCAACAAGGAGCCTATCGGCATCCTGACTTCCCAGCACCGCAACACCTGGGGCAAAGCCTACAACAACCTCATTAAGG ACAAGACAAATAAGGAGTCTGTCCGTGCTATCCAGAAGAGCATATTCACAGTGTGTCTAGACGCCCccatgccacagatgtctgagCAGCGCTACCAGAGCCGCGTCGCTGCCCAGATGCTGCATGGTGGAGGGAGTCGCTGGAACAGTGGCAACCGCTGGTTTGATAAGACATTACAG TTTATTGTGGGTGAAGATGGTACCTGTGGTCTGGTGTATGAGCATGCCCCAGCTGAAGGACCACCCATTGTGTTCCTGGTGGACTATTTGGTTGAGTACAT caggggaaggatggaggtagtaCGCGCTCCCATGACCCCTCTGCCCATGCCTCCCAAACTGCGTTTCAATATCACACCTGAGGTCAAGAAGGATATTGAGTCTGCCAAACAGAATATGAACAT AATGTCACATGACTTGGATGTGAACGTGGTCAACTTTGCTGACTATGGGAGAAATGTTCCAAAGGCTCACAAGATGAGTCCAGATGCCTTTATACAAATGGCTCTACAGCTTGCCTACTTCAG AATGTATAAGATGTGCTGTTCCACCTATGAGAGTGCGTCCCTGCGTATGTTTGCACTTGGTCGAACAGACACAATCCGCTCCTGCTCCAATGAGTCTCTCAAATTTGTCCAGGCAATGGAGGACCTAGCTAAACCG AACACAGAGAAGGTTTCTCTATTGGACAAGGCATGCCAAGCCCACGTAGAATACACACGCATG GCAATTCATGGCCAGGCCATAGACAGACATCTCCTTGGCCTGAAGTTGCAGGCGATTGAAGAACTGACGTCCATGCCAGAGATATTCATGGACACAGCCTATGCTGTGGCTGAGCATCCCAATCTCTCCACCAGCCAG GCTGGTGCCAAGACAGACTGTGTGATGTGCTTCGGTCCATTGGTGCCAGATGGCTACGGAGTGTGTTACAACCCCATGGCAGACCACATCAACATTGCCATTACAGCCTTCAACAGCTGTGAAGAGACACATGCTGCCAACTTTGGCCGGGCTATGAAGAAGGCTCTGAGAGACATGAGGTCTCTGCTGGAGGAGACAGCTAAGGCCAAGCAATGA
- the adamts13 gene encoding A disintegrin and metalloproteinase with thrombospondin motifs 13, with product MAALALLCLLSVLPGSTAILMRSPLEELFLHSLDQKDMVFYFGTDSATSVPEFQLIWTDCASTELRTGPWRCSFETEGKHYVLGRGERKQSFSCQSTLETARNTTLNTIRKSHAMCCHQARVLHPPSTKGFLTICARKIQGLVVSGKEKERLYIQPVLQKHIHLTEVRNCSSPGTPHLVFHQPFTARGPPRHSHMKRLRRRRSAIMPEVTHLELLVVVAPDVQLVHRQDTERYILTNLNIASELLRDMTLGANMRVHLVRMIILSEPEPEINISTNISSSLTSVCEWARRVIPSNDTDPLHADLVLYITRFDLELPNGNKQVRGVTQLGGACSSQWSCVITEDTGFDLGITIAHEIGHSFGINHDGIGNTCSSSGFMMASDGGYNSVDLTWSQCSRQQLYTFFSEGKADCVKDLPVLVGSLQDWKPGLYYGVDDQCRIAFGSTARACSFTNTDLPVCRVLSCHVKPDDNSSCKRLLVPLLDGTECAPNQWCLKGRCVSPDQLSSSSSVVVHGSWSSWSQFSPCSRICGGGVTSRTRQCNNPRPAFGGNDCKGRDTEAELCHQQQCERTQLAFMAEQCAQTDLQPLYLSPNTASLYTWIPAVGFVTGDEQCRYMCQCKGENFIVSRGSQFVDGTRCEPDSPAPLGATTACLGGTCQLFGCDGVLKSGKVEDVCGVCGGDSSSCSLTSQSYSGGQAREYVTFLTLPVNATQVHIVNRAPVFTHLAVLIGNQYVVSGSGSIALNITHPSPLEDGRLVYRLYLTPDLLPLMEELLLPGTVTEETHIQVYRKYGKEYGEQTSPNITYHFYTPMSNNAFVKEMPRGKWTVVTTSCSVTCGSGIQKSMYVCMDEDTKEHLEEVYCNSAPLLLLQQTTCHLPACPPSWEMGEFGPCSALCGGGEKVRPVRCVQRQGADVLQVAVSECPQHSATQSVDTCNFQPCPARWNASEPGECSAVCGPGAAKRVVTCVRSEGGHDVEVDHSLCSGLFKPPVLVSCVVDVCPIGWESKGQDQPILNKSPGLRYRSRYLTVYVWSPVIGQCSKTCGNGTLQVWFSCLDHQTRLVVPEVYCDASSKPEPHTESCNPSPCPPMWHYKQGVCSVSCGGGVAHRVLYCSQETEGDEEVVVNNTECSNMTKPIAVVTCNSNSCPARWRVLRTGACTTSCDLGLARRHVSCVEYIHGEDSEVSEERCHAAVKPATTVPCLVQVCTFRWDVKDWNQCSVPCGYGIQSRAVSCMGPTKPEPLSPLLCMHMPKPITIRGCQMDDCRALEKTSALTHKHTTNTPSLETRDQLPSPQDMEVTPMDEEPLLSPTLSLTQTPLTATEPTTPKTTTAMPTVTPKTSLCGQLLLEESGTVDLRHETGRCILSIGRPLDEVIHMKVESSSLSCKKREYVAFYDRLVLVRKCDQLEDTELTSRTNVLMVRQHLLSPGNGVLLTYSSQKNNKKSHHQDCDVQLFAPSGVIENPTMTSELGSHTCRVLINAPPSVKIRIRALSMGPVVNSTAAQSTFIMIRDVDVLKTNVFKGQRLFDWRSAGNMAEIEFHGEYLHSNGRFRAEYSFVEP from the exons ATGGCAGCCTTGGCGCTGCTCTGTCTGCTGTCAGTGCTGCCAGGCTCCACAGCAATACTAATGAGATCTCCATTGGAGGAG CTATTTCTGCACTCCCTGGATCAAAAGGACATGGTGTTTTATTTTGGTACTGACTCTGCTACTTCAG TGCCGGAGTTTCAGCTCATCTGGACAGACTGTGCCTCTACGGAGCTGCGCACTGGCCCCTGGCGATGCTCCTTCGAGACCGAAGGGAAGCACTATGTGCTGGGGCGCGGGGAGAGGAAGCAGTCCTTCTCCTGTCAATCCACATTAGAGACAGCTCGGAACACCACTCTCAACACCATAAGGAAAAGTCATGCCATGTGTTGTCATCAGGCCAGAGTTCTACATCCCCCTTCAACTAAAGGATTTCTCACCATCTGTGCCAGGAAAATT CAAGGCCTGGTTGTTTCAggtaaagagaaggagagactatACATTCAGCCAGTGCTTCAAAAACACATTCATCTGACTGAAGTCAGAAACTGTTCCAGTCCAGGAACACCTCACCTGGTGTTCCACCAGCCATTTACTGCCAGAGGCCCCCCCAGACACTCTCACA TGAAGAGGCTGCGCCGCCGAAGGTCAGCCATAATGCCTGAGGTGACCCACCTGGAGCTGCTAGTGGTGGTGGCGCCTGACGTGCAGCTGGTCCACAGGCAggacacagagagatacatacTTACCAACCTCAACATT GCCTCAGAGCTGCTGAGGGACATGACACTGGGCGCCAACATGAGAGTGCATCTGGTCCGCATGATCATCCTCTCAGAACCAGAG CCAGAGATTAACATCTCCACCAACATCTCCTCGTCTCTGacgagtgtgtgtgagtgggccAGAAGGGTCATCCCCTCTAATGACACTGACCCCCTGCATGCTGACCTTGTGTTATACATCACAAG ATTTGATCTGGAGCTGCCCAATGGGAACAAGCAGGTGAGGGGCGTGACCCAGCTAGGCGGGGCATGTTCTAGCCAATGGAGTTGTGTAATCACAGAGGACACAGGCTTTGATCTGGGCATCACCATCGCTCATGAGATAGGCCACAG CTTTGGCATAAACCATGATGGGATTGGTAACACATGCAGCAGCAGTGGCTTTATGATGGCCTCTGATGGAGGCTACAACAGTGTGGATCTCACCTGGTCCCAGTGCAGCAGACAGCAGCTGTACACATTCTTCAG TGAAGGCAAGGCTGACTGTGTGAAAGACTTGCCTGTCCTGGTTGGCTCTCTGCAAGACTGGAAGCCAGGCCTTTATTATGGTGTGGACGACCAGTGCCGGATAGCGTTTGGTAGCACCGCCAGGGCCTGCTCCTTCACCAACACTGACCTG CCTGTGTGCCGTGTTCTCTCCTGCCACGTCAAACCTGATGACAACAGCTCATGTAAACGTCTGCTGGTGCCTCTGTTGGATGGGACAGAGTGTGCACCCAACCAG TGGTGCCTGAAGGGCCGCTGTGTGTCCCCAGACCAgctcagctcctcttcctctgtggtgGTGCACGGGTCCTGGTCCAGCTGGTCCCAGTTCTCCCCATGCTCACGGATATGTGGCGGGGGCGTCACTTCCCGGACCAGGCAATGCAATAACCCACG ACCTGCATTTGGTGGGAATGATTGCAAGGGCAGGGATACAGAGGCGGAACTTTGTCACCAGCAG CAGTGTGAAAGGACCCAGCTGGCCTTCATGGCAGAGCAGTGCGCCCAGACAGATCTACAGCCCCTGTACCTGTCCCCCAACACAGCCTCCCTCTACACCTGGATCCCCGCTGTAGGCTTTGTCACAG GGGATGAACAGTGCAGGTACATGTGCCAGTGTAAGGGAGAGAACTTCATTGTGAGCCGTGGGTCTCAGTTTGTGGATGGGACTCGTTGTGAACCAGACAGTCCAGCTCCCCTTGGTGCCACGACAGCTTGTCTAGGAGGGACGTGCCAG CTGTTTGGCTGTGATGGAGTGTTGAAGTCTGGGAAGGTGGAGGATGTGTGTGGGGTATGTGGAGGGGATAGCTCCTCTTGCAGTCTCACCTCTCAGTCTTACAGTGGTGGTCAGGCCAGAG AGTACGTCACATTCCTGACCCTGCCAGTAAACGCCACTCAGGTTCACATTGTCAACAGGGCACCTGTCTTCACTCACCTGG CGGTGTTGATTGGGAATCAGTATGTTGTGTCTGGGAGTGGCAGCATTGCGTTAAACAtcactcacccctctcctctggagGATGGTCGTCTGGTTTATCGTCTgtacctgacccctgacctcctgCCTCTCATGGAGGAGCTGCTGCTGCCTGGAACTGTTACAGAggagacacacatacag GTCTATCGGAAATATGGAAAAGAATATGGAGAACAAACCAGTCCAAACATCACCTACCACTTTTATACTCCCATGAGTAATAATGCTTTTGTAAAAGAGATGCCCAGGGGCAAGTGGACTGTTGTCACAACATCCTGCTCTGTCACCTGTGGATCTG GCATACAGAAATCTATGTATGTCTGTATGGATGAAGACACCAAGGAGCATCTGGAGGAGGTCTACTGTAATTCAGCTCCCCTTCTCCTGCTTCAGCAGACAACCTGTCACCTCCCAGCCTGTCCTCCCAG CTGGGAGATGGGAGAGTTTGGGCCCTGCAGTGCCTTGTGTGGTGGTGGAGAGAAAGTGCGCCCTGTGAGATGTGTTCAAAGGCAAGGAGCAGATGTCCTACAGGTGGCCGTTTCTGAATGTCCACAACACTCAGCCACACAATCAGTGGATACATGCAACTTTCAACCCTGCCCTGCAAG GTGGAATGCGTCAGAACCCGGGGAGTGTTCAGCGGTGTGTGGGCCCGGAGCAGCCAAACGCGTTGTGACATGTGTGCGGTCCGAAGGTGGTCATGATGTTGAGGTGGACCATAGCTTGTGTTCAGGGCTCTTCAAACCACCTGTCTTAGTGTCTTGTGTGGTCGATGTCTGCCCTATTGGCTGGGAGTCTAAGGGACAG GATCAACCTATACTTAACAAATCCCCTGGTTTAAGGTACCGCTCCAGGTACCTAACGGTGTATGTTTGGAGCCCTGTGATAGGCCAATGCTCAAAGACCTGCGGAAATG GTACCCTGCAGGTGTGGTTTTCATGTCTGGACCACCAGACCAGGCTAGTGGTGCCTGAGGTCTACTGTGATGCCTCCAGCAAACCAGAGCCTCACACAGAGTCCTGCAACCCTTCCCCTTGCCCTCCCAT GTGGCACTACAAGCAGGGAGTGTGTAGTGTGTCGTGTGGAGGAGGCGTGGCCCATAGGGTGCTATACTGCTCCCAGGAGACcgagggagatgaggaggtggTTGTGAACAATACAGAGTGCAGTAACATGACCAAACCCATAGCAGTGGTCACATGCAACTCCAACAGCTGTCCAGCCAG GTGGAGAGTGCTGAGGACGGGGGCCTGTACTACGTCTTGTGATCTGGGGTTAGCCAGGAGGCATGTCTCCTGTGTTGAGTATATCCATGGGGAGGACAGTGAGGTGTCTGAGGAGAGATGCCATGCAGCCGTTAAACCTGCTACCACGGTACCCTGTCTGGTGCAGGTGTGCACCTTCAGATGGGACGTGAAAGACTGGAACCAG TGTTCAGTGCCGTGTGGGTATGGGATCCAGTCTAGAGCAGTGTCCTGCATGGGACCCACTAAGCCTGAGCCCCTCAGCCCACTGCTCTGCATGCACATGCCCAAGCCCATCACCATCCGGGGCTGCCAGATGGACGACTGCAGGGCCTTGGAGAAGACTAGTGCCctcacccacaaacacaccaccaacaccccCTCACTAGAGACCAGGGACCAGTTACCCAGTCCCCAGGACATGGAAGTCACTCCCATGGATGAGGAGCCACTCCTGTCTCCTACTCTCAGCCTGACCCAGACACCCCTGACTGCAACAGAACCGACCACCCCAAAGACCACCACTGCCATGCCCACAGTGACACCTAAAACCA GTCTGTGTGGGCAGCTTCTGCTGGAGGAGTCAGGCACAGTGGACTTGAGACATGAGACAGGTCGCTGCATCCTGTCAATAGGCCGGCCCCTGGATGAGGTCATCCACATGAAAGTAGAGTCCAGCTCCCTAAGCTGCAAGAAAA GGGAGTATGTGGCATTCTATGACAGGCTGGTACTGGTCAGGAAGTGTGACCAGCTTGAGGACACTGAACTGACCTCCAGGACCAACGTCCTGATGGTGCGCCAGCATCTCTTGTCCCCTGGAAACGGAGTGCTGCTGACTTACAGCAGTCAGAAGAACAACAAGAAGAGTCACCACCAGG ACTGTGATGTCCAGCTGTTTGCTCCCAGCGGGGTCATTGAGAATCCAACGATGACCTCCGAGTTGGGCAGTCACACCTGTCGAGTCCTCATCAACGCCCCTCCCTCAGTGAAGATTAGGATCCGGGCTCTGAGCATGGGCCCTGTGGTCAACAGCACAGCAGCCCAGTCCACCTTCATTATg ATACGAGATGTAGACGTCTTGAAGACCAACGTGTTCAAGGGCCAAAGGCTTTTTGACTGGCGATCAGCTGGAaacatggcagagatagaatttCATGGCGAGTACCTGCATAGCAATGGGAGATTCCGAGCTGAATACTCATTCGTGGAGCCTTGA